From a region of the Thermodesulfovibrio thiophilus DSM 17215 genome:
- a CDS encoding hemolysin family protein, protein MNEIFLIFFLIILNGVFAASEISVVTLRKSRLKQLIEEGKPGALIVNKFKENPDRFLATIQVGINVIGSLASAIAGAYAVKNIKPLIESVPIDFVKVSAEPISIAVVVILITYFSVVLGELIPKSIGLYNPDWVSLKTAKFIDNFSKITYFLVKILTVSTNFILKPFGLRAFSQRGFISQEELKLLIEEGEEKGIFEPEERQLIQSAFSFAEITVKEIMIPAPQMVTVSIYMSVDEIKKIILDEKFSRYPVTGKDLNDIRGIMHAKDFYNALIKNPDRVDIKRLLKPPMFVPETMKINILLKEMQKKRVHMAVVVDEYGVVTGLVTLEDILEELVGEIRDEYDIEMPVITMPDGSMIIDASISVRDLKEDYGIDIAESEEYETLGGFILTALQRIPKVGDTVTIDGKIFKVIEMVGQRISKIKYESVEITE, encoded by the coding sequence ATGAATGAAATTTTCCTGATATTTTTTCTTATTATTTTAAATGGCGTGTTTGCTGCATCTGAAATTAGTGTTGTTACGTTAAGAAAATCTCGATTAAAACAGCTGATTGAAGAAGGGAAACCAGGTGCTTTAATAGTCAATAAATTTAAAGAAAATCCTGATAGATTTCTCGCAACAATTCAGGTTGGGATAAATGTTATAGGAAGTCTTGCATCTGCTATAGCAGGTGCTTATGCGGTAAAAAACATAAAACCTCTTATTGAATCCGTACCAATTGATTTTGTAAAAGTCTCTGCAGAACCAATATCAATCGCTGTTGTTGTGATACTGATAACCTATTTTTCAGTTGTTCTTGGCGAACTTATTCCAAAATCAATAGGACTTTACAACCCTGATTGGGTGAGTCTGAAAACAGCTAAATTTATCGATAATTTTTCAAAAATAACATATTTTCTTGTAAAGATTCTGACAGTAAGCACTAATTTTATTCTGAAACCTTTTGGTCTTAGAGCTTTTTCACAGAGAGGATTTATATCTCAGGAAGAACTGAAACTTCTTATAGAAGAAGGAGAAGAAAAGGGAATATTTGAACCAGAAGAGCGACAGCTCATTCAGAGTGCATTTAGTTTTGCTGAGATAACAGTTAAAGAGATAATGATTCCAGCACCTCAGATGGTTACTGTCAGCATTTATATGAGTGTTGATGAAATTAAAAAAATTATACTGGATGAAAAGTTTTCGAGATATCCGGTTACAGGAAAAGATTTAAATGACATCAGAGGGATAATGCATGCAAAGGATTTTTACAATGCTTTGATTAAAAATCCAGATAGAGTAGATATAAAGAGACTTCTTAAACCTCCAATGTTTGTTCCTGAAACAATGAAGATAAACATACTGCTCAAGGAAATGCAGAAAAAGAGAGTACACATGGCTGTTGTTGTTGATGAGTATGGAGTTGTAACAGGACTGGTAACTCTTGAGGATATTCTTGAAGAGCTTGTTGGAGAAATCAGGGATGAATATGATATAGAAATGCCGGTAATTACAATGCCAGATGGTTCAATGATAATTGATGCATCTATTTCAGTGAGAGATTTAAAGGAAGATTACGGAATTGATATAGCAGAATCCGAAGAATATGAAACTCTTGGAGGCTTTATACTGACAGCTCTTCAAAGAATTCCAAAGGTTGGTGATACAGTAACTATAGATGGAAAGATTTTTAAAGTAATTGAAATGGTAGGGCAGAGAATATCGAAAATTAAGTATGAGAGTGTTGAAATTACCGAGTGA